The Pochonia chlamydosporia 170 chromosome 1, whole genome shotgun sequence genome window below encodes:
- a CDS encoding FAD dependent oxidoreductase (similar to Metarhizium robertsii ARSEF 23 XP_007824309.1) — translation MAHSVQSKFPESVKAKLVSQINADPGIPKSNPTLPTWQIPLHPLSDVQSETLPSFTDFAIIGSGITGCSVAKHILEHELAHDKKVMVLDARTLTSGATSRNAGFMLSHVPSHFGEFTQGFGKEGAEAIAKFCKRTLENLSALITEQGSDVEKACEKRAVEAVIAFKDEELFNECIPSIKLYEESFPEERGVIKVIGQTEIEQNYNLKGAKGALCIPAHVFWPYRLITRVFESLLRTCKDRFSIETNTAVTSITYSPESDSGYPYVLATSRGSIRATKVFHCTNGFSGHLLPRLRGKIYPLRLTMSSQGRGRQFPNLGAQNCWMFYSMPAYDDESGVFTSGMYYMQQNAKTGDLFFGGEKQLLEEKVTSDDTKVSAVSIENVSSILPTLFLEGWDDPKTGAAHDPEIHRIWSGIAAATPDQLPLVGKIPLSITGRGIEGSEWIAAGYNGYGMTQCWSAGEAIARMALGEPVPNWLPEMYLATEERLKDDGRMGSEAAIHAIA, via the exons ATGGCTCATTCAGTCCAATCAAAGTTCCCCGAGAGTGTCAAAGCCAAGCTCGTCTCTCAGATCAACGCAGACCCCGGCATCCCTAAAAGCAATCCCACACTCCCGACATGGCAAATACCACTACATCCTCTCTCTGACGTTCAGTCCGAGACCCTTCCATCATTTAcagactttgccatcatcggcTCGGGGATCACAGGCTGCAGCGTTGCCAAGCACATTCTCGAGCATGAACTAGCACATGATAAAAAGGTGATGGTTCTGGATGCGCGAACTTTGACCAGTGGAGCTACAAGTCGCAATGCCGGATTTATGCTATCTCACGTACCTTCACATTTTGGAGAATTTACTCAAGGGTTCGGGAAAGAAGGGGCcgaagccattgccaagtTCTGTAAGAGAACCTTGGAGAACCTCTCTGCCTTGATCACAGAACAGGGCTCCGATGTGGAAAAGGCTTGCGAGAAGAGGGCTGTCGAAGCTGTCATTGCCttcaaagatgaagagcttTTCAACGAATGTATTCCATCGATTAAACTTTACGAAGAATCATTTCCAGAGGAACGAGGCGTGATAAAGGTCATCGGTCAGACAGAGATAGAGCAG AATTATAACCTCAAAGGCGCTAAAGGCGCTCTTTGTATACCCGCACATGTATTCTGGCCGTATCGCCTCATCACAAGAGTATTCGAGTCACTCCTTCGGACTTGCAAGGATCGATTCTCCATTGAGACCAATACCGCCGTAACATCTATCACGTATTCTCCCGAGTCGGACAGCGGATATCCGTATGTCCTTGCCACTTCACGAGGCAGTATTCGAGCCACCAAGGTATTCCACTGCACAAATGGGTTCTCCGGACATCTGCTGCCTCGTCTCAGGGGCAAAATCTACCCACTCCGTCTTACAATGTCATCTCAAGGCCGTGGCAGACAGTTCCCCAATTTGGGTGCACAAAATTGCTGGATGTTCTACAGCATGCCTGCGTATGATGATGAGTCCGGGGTGTTTACTTCCGGCATGTATTATATGCAGCAGAATGCCAAAACTGGGGACCTCTTCTTCGGTGGAGagaagcagctgctggaagaAAAAGTGACGTCTGACGATACCAAAGTCAGTGCTGTGTCCATCGAAAATGTTTCTTCAATTTTGCCGACATTGTTCCTCGAAGGATGGGATGATCCAAAGACAGGAGCCGCGCATGATCCAGAGATCCATCGGATATGGTCAGGTATCGCTGCCGCAACACCAGATCAACTCCCTCTGGTTGGAAAGATACCACTTAGCATTACGGGGCGCGGCATTGAAGGCAGTGAATGGATTGCAGCTGGTTACAATGGATATGGTATGACACAGTGTTGGTCCGCTGgtgaagccatcgccagaATGGCATTAGGAGAGCCAGTCCCGAACTGGCTTCCAGAGATGTACTTGGCTACTGAAGAGCGCCTCAAAGACGATGGGCGCATGGGCTCTGAAGCAGCAATTCATGCTATAGCATAG
- a CDS encoding NAD binding domain of 6-phosphogluconate dehydrogenase domain-containing protein codes for MSSEQTVSVLGLGLMGSALAKALVQNGWKTTVWNRSPEKAQPLVELGASASTTAADCVRASRVIITCVMDPAALQGILKTLTQEDCKGRILVDYTSGVPSEMRKCEDQALALSLKYFHGAILTMPSLIGMSTSTLLHSGADEITFESINPVLKAFGQSIYLGQDASWATLQEGILGCCFYGFAGGFVQAMALLKSSSFYVPGGAQTLMSQGILPLLTEQFPHIFADLARQIDEQAYDSEGNGIRLDTLKSSLEQLIRVNSEQGLVSNAFDPMLSLLKARIAQGGAAEEMSGLVEAISNPPKQT; via the coding sequence ATGTCTTCGGAACAAACTGTCTCTGTCCTTGGTCTAGGGCTTATGGGCTCTGCCCTCGCAAAAGCCCTGGTTCAGAATGGATGGAAAACTACAGTTTGGAACCGTTCTCCAGAAAAGGCTCAACCTCTTGTTGAACTCGGTGCCTCCGCATCGACAACTGCTGCAGATTGCGTCCGGGCGAGCCGTGTTATTATTACTTGTGTGATGGATCCTGCTGCTCTCCAGGGAATCCTCAAAACTCTTACACAAGAAGACTGCAAGGGCCGTATTCTGGTGGACTATACGTCGGGCGTTCCTTCAGAAATGCGCAAATGTGAAGATCAAGCACTCGCGCTGTCCTTGAAGTATTTTCACGGCGCCATCTTAACAATGCCTTCACTCATTGgcatgtcaacttcaactctCCTTCATAGCGGCGCCGATGAAATCACCTTCGAATCTATAAATCCCGTTTTAAAAGCGTTCGGACAATCGATCTATCTTGGACAAGACGCCTCCTGGGCCACTCTGCAGGAGGGTATTCTGGGCTGCTGCTTCTATGGCTTTGCGGGGGGATTTGTCCAAGCCATGGCACTTCTAAAATCGTCGAGCTTTTATGTTCCTGGTGGTGCTCAGACACTCATGTCTCAAGGAATTCTGCCCTTGCTTACTGAACAGTTTCCACATATCTTTGCAGACTTGGCTAGGCAGATTGATGAACAAGCCTATGATAGTGAGGGTAATGGAATCAGATTGGATACACTGAAGAGTTCTCTGGAGCAGCTTATAAGGGTCAACTCAGAGCAAGGGCTAGTAAGCAATGCATTTGATCCAATGCTCAGTTTATTAAAGGCAAGGATAGCACAGGGCGGAGCGGCCGAGGAGATGAGCGGGCTTGTAGAAGCCATATCGAATCCCCCAAAACAAACATAA